Part of the Micromonospora rhizosphaerae genome is shown below.
TCGCCATCCGAGGGCGAGGCTCGCCCTGGTGACCGTCCCCGCCGTTGATCAGGCGGTGGGGGAGAGCGGTGAGCCGTCCTGAACGAGGGCGTCGGCTGCGCGGCGGGGGGCCGGTGGGTTCCAGCCCGGCTCGAGCTCCCGGCGGGCCGCGTCCAGGAACGCCTCGGCGTACGACTCGGCGGAGAAGTCGCCGAGGTAGCGGCTCCGGGTGGCCCACCGGGCCGATGCCAACGGGTCGGTGTCGAGCAGCTCCTTCAGCACCTCGTCCACGTTGGACATGTCCCGGCGCAGCACGTAACCCGAGCCGGCCAACGGGAACCGCTCGGCGAAGCGGTCCCCCTCGTCGCCCATGTCGGTCACCGCGTACGGCTTGCCGGAGTAGAGGTAGTCCGAGATGACCCCGGAGACGTCCGAGATCAGCGCGTCGGAGCGGTTGACGCACTCGGTCAGGCTCAGCTCGCGGGTCGCCGCGGCGCCCCAGCGGTGCTGGCGGCCGGTCCGGGCCTGGTCCGCGGCGAGCAGCTCGGTCAGCCGGGCGAGCTGCCGCGCCGACGCCGGGTTCTGCGAGGTGTACGGGTGGGCCCGCAGGATCACCGTGGCGCCCCGGTCCAGCAGCCGGCGGATCACCGTCTCGGCCACCGGCAGCGAGCAGTAGTTGGTGTCGGCGTGGTGCCCGGTCCAGGTCGGGGTGTAGAGGACGGTGGGGTCGGTCAGTCCAAGCGCCGGCTCCCGGCGTACCTCGATCGCCTCCACCTGCGGGCGGCCGACCACCACGAACTTCTCCGCCGGGATCTCCACGCCGGCCCGGGCGTACCGCTCGATCGCGGCCGGCCCGGCCACGAAGATCCGGTCGAAGATGGCGGAGACCGGGTTCGCGCTCGGCGCCTTGTCGCTGTCGCCGTGGTGCAGCTGCACGTGGGTGAGCTGGTTGAACCGGATGCAGTGGCTGTTCTTCGCCGCGTGGTTGACGTAGAACGCCACCCGCAGGCTCGGCACCAGCGC
Proteins encoded:
- a CDS encoding CDP-glycerol glycerophosphotransferase family protein, producing MSGDLVRKLLARALTTGLAVLAFLIVALTGATGWGLAIAVAALAAAAVERRVRPGADGVAESVLVAAGILVGYARRLDDGFDPALAATALVLLGLVLLVGPLRDAGALEIRAGNLPVRSWTPLVAARLGDALLVLLGAVAVAAAFALPAWLALAASLLVGAGCAAVGLDLARRRFRPPAGGGPVGRALRRHQPEFLLYFSAPPGSEYQVTMWLPYLERIGRPFMVMLREPEFLPTIAAATTAPVVFCPTLKTMDEALVPSLRVAFYVNHAAKNSHCIRFNQLTHVQLHHGDSDKAPSANPVSAIFDRIFVAGPAAIERYARAGVEIPAEKFVVVGRPQVEAIEVRREPALGLTDPTVLYTPTWTGHHADTNYCSLPVAETVIRRLLDRGATVILRAHPYTSQNPASARQLARLTELLAADQARTGRQHRWGAAATRELSLTECVNRSDALISDVSGVISDYLYSGKPYAVTDMGDEGDRFAERFPLAGSGYVLRRDMSNVDEVLKELLDTDPLASARWATRSRYLGDFSAESYAEAFLDAARRELEPGWNPPAPRRAADALVQDGSPLSPTA